The window CTCGCGAGTGCGAATGTCTGCTGTCGTCTCAGTTGATGTGGTCCGGTGCGGCGTGTGACGGCTGGCTTCCCCCATTGCCATAGCTACAGGACGAAGGGCTCCGGGAGAGGCGCCATTCGGTCACAGCGGGACGGCCGATGGGTGGTGGCTCGGGGCCTGCCAGTCAGCTGGCCGCGGCCGTCCCCAGCTGTTCCCGGTGCGCCCGGGCCGTGGCCATCAGCCGGTCGAGCGTGTCCCTGGTTCGCACGAGGTCGGCGATGTGTGTGGAGAGCCGCTCGCGCTCCAGAGCCATCCGCTCCAGCGCAGAGTCGGAGTTCTCCTCGCTGGGCGCGTCGACGCAGGGCAGGAGTTCGGCGATGGTGCGGCTGGACAGGCCCGCGGCGTACAACCGCTGGATGAACGCGACCCGCTCGACCTCGCCGTCCGTGTAGTGCCGCTGCCCGCTGGGACTGCGGGTGCTGGTGAGCAGCCCCTGCTCCTCGTAGTAACGCACGGACCGGACACTGACTCCGGCCCGTGACGCGAGCTCCCCGATGCGCACAAGGCCCTCCCGGCTGAGTTCTGCGTCACAGACACTTGCCTCTGACGTCAGTGTGAGGTTTTAGCGTAGCCGCCGTGCCCGAGGCGCGGGCACGGCGGACCGCGAAGGAGTCCCGACATGACGACCCTTTTCACCAGCTACCGGCTCGGCGGCCTCACGCTGCCCAACCGGATGGTCATGGCCCCGATGACCCGGGTCCGGGCCGCCGCCGGCGGCCTGGCGACGCCGTCGATGGCGATCTACTACGCCCAGCGGGCCACGGCCGGGCTGATCGTGAGCGAGGGGGTGCAGCCGAGCGCGATCGGGCAGTCCAGCCCGGGTACACCGGGACTGCACACCGACGAGCAGGTCGAGGCATGGCGCCCCGTGACCGCCGCCGTCCACGCCAACGGCGGACGGATCTTCGCCCAGCTCATGCACGGCGGCCGGGTCTCACATTCCGACACCACCGGCCTGCAGCCGGTCGGGCCCTCGGCCGTCCCCGCCGTCGGCGACGTGTTCACCCCGACCGGGCTCCAGCCCGCTCCGATGCCGCGCGCGCTGGACACCGCCGAAGTGCCCGAGCACGCACAGTCTTACGCCCGGGCCGCCCGCCGCGCCGTCGACGCGGGCTTCGACGGCGTGGAACTGCACGGCGCCAACGGCTACCTGATCTCGCAGTTCCTCTCGTCCAACGCCAACCTGCGCACGGACCGCTACGGAGGCCCGATCGCCAACCGGATCAGGTTCGCCGTCGAAGCGGCCGCCGCCACCGTCGAGGCCGTCGGCGGGGCCAGGACCGGCATCCGGCTCTCACCAGGCGGAACGTTCTGGGGAGTCGAGGACACCGACGTCCGCGAGCTCTACACCGCGCTGCTGACCGAACTGGCCCCCCTCGGGCTGGCATACGTGCACCTCGAAGCCACCGCCGACGAAGAGGTGCTCGTCGCCCTGCGCCGGGCGTGGCCGGGCACCCTCGTCATGAACCCCGTGCTTCCGATGGGACCGAAGCAGACCAGCCGGGACGACGCCGACCGCTGGCTCGGCCTGGGCGCCGATCTCATCAGCTTCGGCCGCGCCTTCCTCGCCAACCCCGACCTGGTCGAGCGGCTGCGGGGCGGGCTTCCGATCGCCCCCGTCGACGAGGCCACGTACTACCAGGGCGGTGACGCGGGCTACCTGACCTACTCGGCCCACCAGTACGCGGCTTGACTCCAAGCTGCGGCGAACGAGCAAAACCAGCGCGGGCGGTGGTGCTCAGCCCCGCTCACGAGCACCCCCGCCAGCTGCCCCAGCCCTTTACGCACGAACGTGGAACACGTCGGGCAGCACCGGCACCCAGACGCCCGAGGCGCCACCTGCTACAGCGACACCTCCCTCGAACAACCTGGCGGACCAGATCACCTAAGACGACGAGCGAATCGGACCCGTTCATCCGAGACGAGGACCAGATCGGTAGATACGGGACACCGCCAGCCTGACGCGTCGGCTGGCACCCGCTGTCCTGTGCCATCGATTCCTAATGCCGTTTGTCAAGCCGCGAGAGCGGAGGGCGGTACGACCTTCTAGGTCCGTCCGTCGCGCAGGAGGGCCCAGATGATGTTGACGCGGCGGCGGGCGAGGGCGAGGACCGCCTGGGTATGGCGCTTGCCCTCGGCTCGCTTGCGTTCGTAAAACCGGCGGGATTCCTCGCACCTTCGGCTGCTGAACAACGCGGTGGTGTAGAAGACTCGTTGGAGTCTGCGGTTGTATCGCTGAGGGCGCCGCAGGTTACCGCTGATCTTGCCGGAGTCTCGCGGAGCGGGAGCGACACCGCCGAAGCCGGCGAGCCGGTCGGTAGTGCCGAAGATGGCCATGTCACCGCCGGTGGCGGTCAGGAACTCGGCGCCGAGGATGACGCCCAGGCCGGGCATGCTGGTGATCACTTCGAAGTCGCTGTGCTGGCGAAACCGGGCCTCGATGAGCTTGTCGATCTCGGCGACCTGCCGGTTGAGGGCCATCACCTCCTTCGCCAGAGTGTGCACCAGCTGGGCGGTCAGCTTCTCGCCTGGAAGGCTGGTGTGCTGGCGTTCGGCGGCCTGGAGGGCGGTCTCGACCAGCTGCTCGGCGTTGCGAACGCTGCGGTTGCGCAGCTAGGTCTCCAGGCGCTTGGCGTCGATCCGGCGGAAGGCGGCCGGGGTCTGGTAGCCGGTCAGCAGGGTGAGAGGGCCGGTGTTGGTGAGGTCCAGGGCCCGTTGATCAGGCAGGACGGGGGAGCCGCCGGCACCATCGGGTTGATCATGGCGGCGGGCGGCATGGGCGGGCTGTGCGGGGCGCTGTCGGGCGGCCGGCTGAACCGGCGGCCGGCCATGCGGCAGGTCATGATCTTCGCGCACACGGCATGGGCCCTGGTCATGCCCGCAGCGGTGTTCTTCCGGCAAGCCCCAGCACCTGGGGTTCTTATCTGGATAACGTCGTTTACAGCAGCCACTGTTACGGTCCCCGGCATGTTCTTACCAGGTGCGCATCACCCCCAACGACATGCAGGGGCGGGTCGGCGGTGTCGTCATGCTCCTGGTGTCCGGGGCGAGTTCGCTCGGCGCGCTCGGTACCGGATACCTGCTGGAGGCAGTCGGCAGCCGCGACATTCTCGTGGCGCTGTTGGCGGTGTTGGCGGTGCTGGCCCTGGTGGCGGCCGCCGTCTTCAGCAGGGCCGGAGCGGCCCGGGAGGACCGCGCGGACAGCATCGAACCACTCGACGCTGCGCACACCTCGTCGGGGCGGGCGGTGCTGCCCGGCCCCGGACGTGCCCGCGCCGGCCTCCGTCGTGGACGGGACGCCGGCCGATCCCCTCACCCA of the Streptomyces sp. NBC_00287 genome contains:
- a CDS encoding alkene reductase, translated to MTTLFTSYRLGGLTLPNRMVMAPMTRVRAAAGGLATPSMAIYYAQRATAGLIVSEGVQPSAIGQSSPGTPGLHTDEQVEAWRPVTAAVHANGGRIFAQLMHGGRVSHSDTTGLQPVGPSAVPAVGDVFTPTGLQPAPMPRALDTAEVPEHAQSYARAARRAVDAGFDGVELHGANGYLISQFLSSNANLRTDRYGGPIANRIRFAVEAAAATVEAVGGARTGIRLSPGGTFWGVEDTDVRELYTALLTELAPLGLAYVHLEATADEEVLVALRRAWPGTLVMNPVLPMGPKQTSRDDADRWLGLGADLISFGRAFLANPDLVERLRGGLPIAPVDEATYYQGGDAGYLTYSAHQYAA
- a CDS encoding MerR family transcriptional regulator → MRIGELASRAGVSVRSVRYYEEQGLLTSTRSPSGQRHYTDGEVERVAFIQRLYAAGLSSRTIAELLPCVDAPSEENSDSALERMALERERLSTHIADLVRTRDTLDRLMATARAHREQLGTAAAS